CGAGAACCGGCTCAAGCCGATCGCGGAAGATCGCTACGACAAGCGTGACCCGCGGATGGCGCTTGCTGCCGCCGCCTTCGAAGCGGCTACTTCGCCGTCCGTTCGCCGGAAGCTCGCCGACAGCAAGCAACCGATCGCGGTCGTGGTCCGAGTCCCCACACCGGCCTGGGTCGCGCCGGTTGCCGACTATTGCCAGAAGGTTTTCGGCCGTTCCTGGATACTGATCTCCCGAGACGGCACCGATCGGCAGCATCGCTCCGACAAGGGATCGGACGTGGTGGCCTTCGAGCTGACGAAGCACTCCGTTGTCGGCGTCGCCGCCGATGTCGGGGTCCTGCCGTCCACGCTGGTCGCCGCGGCCGACCTCACGATCGAGCTCGGGTCGTCCGGCTCGGTCGTGAGCGACGCCGTCGCGCGCTTCGGCGGCAAGCCTCACAACGTCGATTTTTCCGGGCTTACCGTCGTTGGCGTGGACTTTCCCGATATCCTGGCGACGTTTCGGTCCGGGTGGTCTGCCCGCAAGATCCGCGATCGCCTGGCGGTGACGTCGGGGAGGATCGGCGCGGACACCGCCGCACACGACCTGCCCGACCTGCGCCTCGCAGTGGAGTTCGGAGAGGCGCGCCGCTGGGCGTTGGCACTTGCGAAAGACATCGAGGATTATCGCGCGAAAAGAATTCCATGGTCCGCTCTGGACCGTGGCGCCGTGGTCTTTTCAGAGCCTGGCCTCGGCAAGTCGCTTTGGGCGAGAATGGTGGCGCGGGAGTGCCGGGTTCCCTTGTTGGAATCTTCAGTGGCTGAGTGGTTCAACGGAACCGGCTACATCCACGACGTTATCCGCGCCGAGCGCCTGGTGTTCGCGCAGGCGAGGACGCTTGCATCTCAAGCGGATTCTGGCTGTTGTATTCTATTTCTAGATGAGTGCGACGCGATCCCAAATCGCGCAACGATGTCGGATCGCAACAGGGACTACTGGACCCCAATCTTGGGGGACATCCTGACCAATTTGGACAACGGCATAGCCGGCACCAGCAACGGTAAGAGCAAGAGGACCGGCATCATCGTCATAGGTGCAACTAACCGGATCGCCGATCTCGACGCCGCGTTGATGCGTCCGGGGCGTCTCGAGCGCGCGATCGAGATTAGGAGGCCCGACTTCGTCGGAACGCTGAACATCCTGCGTTTTCACGTCGCGGGAGACGTCGCCGAGCGCGATCTCGAAGAGATAGCCGGCCTGATTGAGGGGGCGACCGGCGCGGAGGTTATGCAGTATGTGCGCGATGGCCGCCGAATCGCGCGTGCTCGTGGCGGAGCACTTTCCCCGGCCGACCTGAGAGCCGCGGTACTGCCGAAGAGCGACTTCGCCCCCGACACCCTGCGGCGGATCTGCGTCCACGAAGCGGGGCACGCGGTCGCCACCTTGGCGTTGGGCTGCGCGGTGGTGAAACGCTGCGTCGTACGCAGCGGGACAGATAGCTTGGGCGAGACGCTGTCGGAGACGACAGAGAACGATCTACCCACCAAGAGCGACATCGAAGATCGTGTCGTGGCGATCCTGTCGGGGCGGGCGGCTGAGGAAATTGTATTTGGAGTCGTGTCCGCCAACGCGGGCGGCGACATCAAGAGCGATCTAGCGACCGCCTCGCGCTTCGTGGGCGTCCTTCATTTCTCCGTGGGACTCGGTGGTTCGCTCGTTCATGTGGTGGGACCAAACGACATCCATCAGCTTTTGAGGACGGACCCACTCCTGCAACGAAAGGTCGGTCGGCATCTCAAGGCGCTATACCGGCGCGCACTCCGCATCATGACGGATCATCGTGGCGCAATCGAAGCAGTTGCTCAACAACTGAGCAAGCGCAGGCATCTCTCCGGCGATGAAATCCGCAGAATCTACGAAGCTTCGATTGCTGGGCGCGCCGTTGGTTGTTCACTTCGGCAGTAGGCAAGCAGTAGGCAAGGTGCGCGTCAAGCCGGCGCCAACTCGCAACCTGAGAGATCATTTAGCAGTCGGACCGCGGCTCTTCATCCATTGTGGAACGAGCGGTCCGCCGTCTCCGTTCCGCATAGGGCACCGTCAATTCTGCGATGGCGTAGCCCTGGGAGGCCAGAATTGGAAAGCTGACCGCGTCGAGCTTGCGCACCTGCACGCTCGGAATCGATTCGAAACTTTATTCCTAAACGATAGGTCACCGCTGACGCAGACGGCTCGCTGCGCTCGGAAGAGGGATGCGAATCCCTCCCTCTCCGCCATAATAAAACGGCTTCGAGAAAGCCCCGTAAAATCAGGCCTTACTGCACGCCAGAGGTCTCTGGTGTAGCCCCTGAGTGTAGCCCAAGGATGACCCTAACCTGCCATGGCAGGCTGAGAGTTTCAATATCCGTGGGTGATTGGCGTTAATGAGCGACCTCAGGGCCGAGTCCGCACCAAGGGCTAGGTTGATTGGCGGCAGTGATCGCGAGCGGGCGGCCATTTTGGCCAATGTAAGATCGCTTACTCAAGGCGAGCCGATGCACACGTCTTCGGTGATTGACCCCGCTACTTCCGGGCACGGCGCAGAGCAGCTTCCAGCTTTTCTCTCTCCCGCTCCCATCGCGTAGCTTCGGCCTGCAAGTGTTTGTCGATTGTTCGCGCTCCGCGTGCAGTCCGGCTAACCTCTCGTCGTGCCCTCGTTCGGCCTTCTGAAGAGCGGCCTCTGCTTTCGCTGGCGTCGCCTCGCGGCGTTCGAGCTTTCTTTGCCGCGCAGTCGCGTTGGCGCTCGGCCTCACGGCGCTTCTGCTCCTCTCGAAATCGGCGGCGGCGTTTCGCGCGTTCCGTTTGCTGATCATGGGAGAGGGACGCTTTGCCGGCTTCGTGCGACGAATTTCCCGCCGAGCCCCGTCCTTGCCGTTTCCCAGGTCGGACGGCGCTCGGCGAAGCGCCCGCTCGATCCCGCAGGCCGCTTGACGTATTTGTTCAGCAGCTCTGAGCGCCTGCGGCGGAACGTTCGGCTGTTATAGGCAGGGCTCCTACGGAAGTGTTGAGAACAGTTGGCGTACTGCTCGGATCTCGGGAGTGTCGTTTCTCTCCTCCTTGAACTTGGCACAGATAGGGCTGAGAAGATTCCACGCCTGAAGTTTCAGCCCTGATGCAGCCCACGAAGCCGCCAAGCCTGTGGCGGATCTTAATTCCCAGATCGCCGCCCCTGACGCAGCGAGATCTGCAGGGCCTGCTTGAGGAGTGCCTCGGCGAGCGCAGCTGATTGGGACAACATCGCGCTGCACACTTGGGATATGAACCAATCAGGGGCGACACCAGTCGCCTGATGCAGCGCGGCCTCGCTTACGACCTTTCGGGCGTGCAGGATGCGAGGCTCGACCCTGATGACGTTGCTGAAGTGCTTCGGCGATACCCGAGACTCAATTTCAAGCGGGCGTTCAACGATATGCTCAATCATGAGCTCGACTGCAAGCATCCGTATCCACACTGATCCACATCTGCTCGCGCATCGCGCACAACAGATTGCCGCTCACCATTGTGGATGCGCCGGTCGTTCTTGGCTGGGCGCCGTTCGACGAGTGAGCGGACGTTTTCCAACAGCGCTCCTTCCGTTCTCGCCTCTGATCGTAGCGACTCTAGAATAGCCGGTGCGCTAGTTAGCGAAGCGCAACTTACCACTTCTGTTTCCGCGGCGGCAGAAGAGGTGGGTTTCGCTTCGCTCTACCCACCCTACGAGCTATTTCACCTCACGCAATCCCGTGAAGGCCTGCTGCAGCTTTTGCGATGCATCCGAGAGTTTCGTCCGCGTTGCATCGAGCCAGGCACGATCGGCCGCGAGGCGATCGCGCGCGCCCTTGAGCATGCGCGCGACCTCGGCCGGCTGCGGGCCGCCCAGGCCCTTGCTCGCTTCGACCATGTTCTCCGCGCTGAGCGAGCGGCGGAATTGCTCTTCCGACAGCGGCAGTTTTGTCTCCATCTTCGCAGCCGTCGCGATGTCCACGTAAATCCGCTGCGCTTCCGCATACGGAATCTGGCTCGCACGCAGACGATGGCCGCGACCGTAGTTGACCAGCTCCGATGCAAAATGATGCCCGATGCGGAAGGGCACGTCGGCCTCGCGCTGCAGGGTGTCGGCGAGTTCTGTTGTGGTGGAGTAGTCGCTATTGACTTCGTCGAGCGCGCGCTCGGGGCGGAAGCGCATGGTGCGGATCATGTCCTCGGCATGCGCGAACAGCGCCGCCTTGTCCCGCAGCATCACGTTCGGATATTCCTTCGGGTTGCCGAAATCCTTGTAATCGCTCATGCCAGGCTCGACATTGTGGGCGATGATGGCGAAAGTCGCGGCCTCGCCGATCAGCGTGCTCGCCTCCGCGCGCAGCCGCACCAGCCCGCTCGGATTGCGCTTCTGGGGCATGATCGAGGAGATGCCGGTCTCGTTGCCCTCGGTCAGGATGATCCACGGCTCGGTCTGGGCATATTGCGTGGTGACGTCGGCGATGAAGGCGCCGAGTATCAGCGCGCTCGATATCGCAAGGCCAGCCAGCTCGGCGCCGCCGTCGATCGGCGAAACCTGATTGGCGTCGAGCGAGTTTTCGACCGGTGCATCGAAGCCGAGCAGTTCGGCCAGCCGCGGCCGGTCGACCGGGAAGCTCGACGTTCCGAGCGCGGCTGCGCCGAGCGGCGACTGGTTCAGCCGCGCATAGGCCTCGCGCATCCGAGCGGCTTGTCGATCCAGCGCGTTGGCATAGGCGGAGACATAATGGCCGAGCGTCACCGGCTGCGCTTGCACGCCCCAGGTATAGGCCGGCAGGATCGCGTTGGGCGCCTGTGCGCCGAGCGCCAGCAGTGCGTCGCGCATGCCGTTCAGCTTCTCGAAAGCGGTAAGGAAATCGTCGCGCGTGATCAGCCGTTGTGTGGTCGAGCCGATGTCCTGCCGGCTGCGCCCGGAATGCAACCGGCTGATGTCGGGCCCGCCCGTCGCCATCAGGTCTTTTTCCACGACGAGATAATCGCCGGAGCGTGCCGCCCCCGGCGCATCGCCCGCGCTATCGACCTTGTTGATCGCATCAAAGATCTTGGTGCCCAGCGGCTTCGGCACGATGCCGCGCTCGACAATCATCACGGCGGAGGCCTTGTTGATCTCCGACAGCCAGAAGAAGCGGTCGCGCGGGGCGGCCTGTGACGGGACGATGAGAGCGGCCGACAACAGGATTGCAGCGGAATGAGCGCGCATTGCGATAACCTTCCTTGTTTTCCGCCTTATGACGCGAAGTGCTTCCGGGCGCCAGCGCAATGCAGCCATGAGCCTGCTCCATTGATCTCGTGCGCGGGATCAGCATGATTGACTCAGTAGTACTAGAGAAGCCTACAATCGTGATTGTCGCCGAATACAAACAGCCGAAACCGGAGCCCGACCGTCGAAATAGCGCCAGATTGCTCCCAATGCCCATTGCGAATGAAAGGTCGACCTCGCGCAACTATCCTCCCGCTTCTTAGCTCCGATGAGCGCTTCAGCCGCACCGAACACCGGGGTCGACAGCGCGGCAGTGTGCGGGTCGGCCACGCCAGATGTGTACAACACGATTCCCTCACTCGCTTGAACCCTGGCGGTCGACCGGCGAAGTACTTGCGCAACTGCAGAGTTATTCATTCATTGGCCGGATCTCGCCGGGCCGCGCGCGCATTCGAATGCGATTCGCTCTCTCGACGCGAAAAAGACAAAGCCGCTCATCACCGTGAGGAACGCAAAACATAGCGGTATCGCCGCTTTGATCCGCAAACTGCTCCAAAGTCGGCACCACGTGATCCTGCAGGCTGAAGGGCTGAAGGCTCCGCCGTTCCGGACGCTCATTCTTCTCTCAGGCGGAGGAGGCTGCAGGCTCGCTGAGAATGGTCGGAGTAGAGCCTGTTGTCATCAAGGCGAGCGCTTGCTCCCGAAGCTTGCTCTTCATGATCTTACCCACCCCCGTCAAAGGCAGCGGTTTGTCGTCGATCCATACTCTTTTGGGGCATTTGTATGCGGCGATATGGGATCGGCAGAATTGTCTAATATCGGGTTCGGTCAGTCTGGCGCCCGGATCGCGCACGACAAAGGCGTGCACTGCCTCGCCCCAATGCGGATCTGGAACGCCGACCACCGCGCAGCTCCGTACGCCGGGCAAGGCTTCGAGCACGCGTTCGACTTCGCCAGCGTAGACGTTTTCTCCGCCCGTGATGATCAAATCCTTCAACCGGCCGACCACAGCGATATACCCATCCTCGTCACGACGGCCCATGTCGCCGGTTCTCAGCCAACCGTTGCGCAAAACCTCCAATGTGCGTGCAGGATCTCGCCAATAGCGAGCCATAACACCCTCACCACGTACAACGATTTCGCCTGTCTCACCAGGAATGCATTCCCGGTCGTCCTCGCCGAAGATGCGAACGTCGAATCCGGGGAGCGCAATGCCGGCCATGCTCAGTCGCTCACGTCTTGATTTCTCTAGACGGTGGGCCTCTGGTGGCAGGGTCAGGCAGGAACCTCCGGCTTCCGTCTGCCCGTAAACCTGGTGAAAAGAGGCGTTTGGCAGCTCTTGAATCGCGCGCCGCAAGAGGGGCTCGCTGATTGGCGACGCTCCGTATCCGACATGTTCGATGCGCTGAAGTGTTGCCTTGTGGCCAGAGACGTTCTCGAGGAGCGTGGCTAGATAGGTGGGCACGAGGCCTAGAACATTTACACCGTGATCGGCGATCGATGCGAACACATCGTCAGGTTTGGTGGAGCCGGGAAAAACATGAGTCCCGGCGGCCAGCGTGATTCCGTGTGTGTGCGTCAGCCCAGATAGATGAAAGAGGGGGCTGATGTGAAGATAAACGGACATCGTGTCGTGGCGCATAATATCCAGCAAAATCTCTGCCTGTCTCAGAAATGAGCGCCCAGTGAGCATTGCCCCCTTGGGAGTACCCGTAGTCCCTCCCGTGTAAATGATGCCGGCAATCTCCCGATCTTCGCCGGAACGGAGGATCGTTGGCATAGATGGCAGGCGGCCCGTCGGCGTAGGCTCGCGGAGCTCGTTGAGATTCTCTATCTGCAGCGCGCGAGAGATTTGGCATTCGGCCGCGATTGTGTGCGCAGTATTGGCGTGCGCCCCATCAAACAGCAGAGCGGCAGCCTCGACATGAGAAAGGATGGCGCCGAGTTCGCTGGACGACAATCGTGTGTTCAGGGGGACCAGGACGGCTCCCGCGGCCCAGACGGCATAGGTCGTCGCAAGATGGGCCGGAGAATTTCCAGCCAGCACACAGACATGCATACCGGGTCTAAGGCCGTCCTTTATTAAGGCGCGCGCAATCTGAGAAACCCGCCAGGCAAAGGCGGACCATGTCTCGGAGCCTGCTTGGGAAACGACTGCTACGCCGTTGGGATTCCGGCGCGCCGCGCTCCAGACAAGGGTTTCAACTGTGGGCGTTTCCATCATGTTCATGTTCGTCTTCTTCTGTGGGAGGCCAGGCGTCGGTGCGAGAGCTTCTGAATTTAGGCTACGCTTCCGCAGCAGAGGTGCATAGGTCTACGCCGCGATTGACGAAGTTACTGTCTAGACGGTAAGTTAATTTTAGCGCGCACGCAAAGGCGGCACAGGTGCTCGGGGCTATTTCCGGGCAAGTCTCAAAAAGCCTGATCAACACGGATGATATATGCTCGAACAGATGAGGGTGCTAAGCTTTTCACATTGGCTTCAGGGTCCAGCCGCTTCCCAATATCTGGGCGATATGGGCGCCGACGTGATCAAAGTGGAGCCACTCGAGGGCGCTTTCGAGAGACGATTCAGCCCCGCGGGAGCCTATGTGGATGGACATTCCAGCAGCCTCTTGGCAGCAAACCGCAATAAGCGGTCAATTGCGATCGATTTGAAGCATCCGAAGGCCAAACGGATCATTCATCGGCTCGTAGAAACGATTGATGTTGTTACCGAGAACTACCGCGTCGGTGTTCTCGACCGTCTAGGCTTCGGGTTCAAGGATCTGCAACGGACGAAGCCCAATCTCATCTATGCATCCGCCACGGGTTGGGGTGTGCATGGTCCTATGGTTCAAGAACCAGGACAGGATTTGCTTGCCCAAGCGCGTACGGGCCTGATCGCAGCGACCGGCGATCTTGCTACGCTACCGTCGAGCGTTGGTGCCGCGATCGTCGATCAGCACGGCGGGGCGCTTCTGGCGCTCGGCATTCTTGCAGCCTATGTGAAGCGCCTTGCAACCGGTGAGGGGACGCGGGTCGAATCGAGCCTCCTTACATCTGCAATCGATCTGCAAGCCGAGACGCTGACCCATTTCTTCGCTCGGCGGGCAACGCGGGCGAATATCGAGCGAGACCCGCATATCGGGCTTTGGTTCTCCGATGCTCCCTATGGCGTCTACCGGCTGTGCGATGCGCACATAGCCGTCAGTGCGGGAGGGAAATTCGAAGACCTGCCTAGGCTCCTCGGCATTCCGGAATTGGCAGAGCTCGGACCGGACGGCCGCAAAACGCGGCGGGACGAATATGCCAAATTGTTCGCCGCGAAACTCGAGACGATGACATTCGACGAAGTTGCTGCAGTGCTGACGTCGCAGGGGATCTGGTTCTCACGGATACAGTCCTATGAGGACCTCCCCGATGATCCCCAAATTGCGGCCATTGGAGCATTAACCCACGTTCCGGTTGGGGAGGCCCACGCGACGCTAGTCACTCACCCCATTCGGTATGATGGCGAAGTGCGCCCAGTGCGCCACCTTCCGCTCGCTCTTGGCGGTTCGACGCGGGCGGTGTTGCAAGAAGCCGGTTATACGGAAGACGAGATCGCTGCCCTCGCGGCCGAAAAAGCCATTGGGGTCGCCGATCCCAACTAACCGAACACTGTGGGAGCTTGCCAAGGTATGGACCGAGCCCACGGTGAGTGCATTAGCGGTTCATCAACGCGCGGAAACCTTCACAAGCACGTACGTGAGGTGCTTCCCTTTGGCGACGAGGAAGTTGTGTGGAATCTTGGCTGGGATGTGAACCAAGTCACCTGGCGCGAGCGCGTGCCGCTCCCCGCCCTCGATTCCCGTGCCTAGGTACTCGCCGATGCCCGGGCCAGCCTTGGGCTCGATCATTTTGCCGCCCAGGACCAACGCGCCCTCCCCGCTTTGCACAATGACGACATCGACAAAGTTGTCATGCTGCTCAGGGAGTCCATCCGCGTCCCGATAAAGCATTCGGAAGCGGTAATGGCCGTAGTCGGCCAGCGTTTCCCGCGCGGAGTTATCCGCACCGACCTTCTTGGATAGCGCCTCGTCTCGTTGCTTCAGTTCGGCCGGCTTCCACATGGCGAACCCCACCGGGTCCGCAGCCAAGGCAGGGGCAACAAGAAACCCGGCGGTGAGGAAACAGATGGCGGCCTTCATCGACGGAGCTCCTTTGATGTAGTGGAAGCCTGGGTTGTCTGGCTGACGATAGCGATGGGCCGCGCACCACGGCGAGTCGACCGCGGGCGATGGTGCGTCGGCTCAATCGCAAGGTTAGCCGGCTCGTGTTTTCTGAAATCATCACTTGAGTTCTATGACGACGGCTCGCGGTGGACCTTGGGTGGCTTCCTCGGACGGAACGTCAGTACCTGCCGGGACATATAGAACATCACCGACATTCCACCGCGTGTCGTTTACCGCCGCACCCTCCGGAGATTGCCGAATGACGCCACCCTTCAGAAATACGACAACTGCGTCTCGACCCTGCTGCCGCCTCGGGATCTGTTGACCCTGAATCCAAGTTACGTCCCACACGGCGACCCGCTCGTTCTCCAGTCCTTTCGTGGCTCCGTTCCGTGGAAAGCCTGATCTGGTAGCAGCCGCCTCTGCCGGTCTCGGAACCGTTTTCAGTTCCACCATGATGGCCCGTCTCTCTTGGTCGCCGACACCCTCTTCAGCGTGAATCGTGCCCTTCGGATTGAACCGGACAAACCCAAATGGAGCGGGCCGACCAACAGAAGACGTTCCGTCTCGTTCCATAATCTTCACTGCCCCTTCAACCAATGTGACTGAGAGATAGTCGACGGGGTGTTCATGAAGTACGGCGGCCTTGCCCTTTGGCCACGTCGCATCCCAGATAATGACGCGACTATTCTCCAGTACCTTTCTCGACCCTTCGCGCGGAAACGCCGGCGGGAGATCCTCCGCCTTAAGAGACGCTGTGAGCGCCACGCTTGCCAGGGCGAAGAGGATGCCGCTCTTGAGAATTGTTCTGTTCTTCTCCGAAGGTCGGCACACCACGCTCGGCTCCTACAGCTCGGTCGGAACTGACACGCTCAGCTGCCCGGCAGCGGTGTTCATCATCGTTCCCCCAAAAATGTCAGGAGGGGCGATAGAGGCTGGACGACACCCGGCTGAAGTCGGGCGCTTCCTTGGCGAAGAACGCTCGAACGCCTTCCCGGGTCTCGGCTGAACTGGAAACGAGATCGCACATCAACAGCGTGCGGGCCATCGCCTCGTCCTCCGAGACGTCGAAGGCAAGATCCACGGCCGTCTTGCATACCGAAAGCGCGAGCTTGGGACGAGCAATAAGCTGCCGTGCAAGATCCAGCGCGACCTCCATTGCTTTGCCGCTCGGCGCCACGCGATTGATCAGCCCCCAGGACAGCGCTGTCGCCGCATCGATCGGTTCGCCCAAGAACATCATTTCCTTCGCGCGAGCCTCGCCGATGCGGCGGCTGATACGAACCGATCCTCCACTGCCTGGGAAGACCCCAAGCTTGATCTCCGGCAACGCGAGCCGCGCATCCTCATCGACGACGATAAGGTCGCAGGCCGAAGCGAGCTCAAGTCCACCGCCGAAGGCAAGGCCGTGAATGGCTGCGATCGTCGGAATCGGCAGGTGATCGATTCGGCGAAAAACCTTATTTTCGCGGATTAGCTTCTTGTTGAGGACATTCCCGGCTTCCGCATACCCGGGGAATTCTCGCACATCCGAACCCGCGCCAAAGGCCTTGCGGCTTCCGGTCAGAATGAGCACGCGCACGGTTGGGTCTGCATCGATCGTATCGAGATGACCTTCGAGAACGCCCATCAGAGCAGTCGTCATCAGGTTGAGCGGCGGGTTGTCGAACGTAATCGTCGCGATCCCCGCATCGATTGTCAGGTGATGGTCAGGCATGGGTTCGGTTTCCGTTTCAGATTCTATTTTTGCGACCTATTGGGCGTTTTGTGGCCCGATGAGGCCGCAAAAAGGTTTCCCCCCGAGTACTTTGGTCTCATGGAGGTCTCTCAGAACCTTCTCTTACGTCTGCAGATCGAACTTGTTGTTCAGTTCCGAAGCGGCCGTCGACGCGGCAGGTTTGTCGCCCGGAATCGCTCCCAATTCCCGCAGGCGCCGGCGAAGACGCTCGATATCAACGTTCTTTACGTTTGCTTCGCTTTCGAGCGCCATGGCCGCAGCCACTCCGGCGGCCTCACCCATTGCCATGCAGGGCGGGATCTCGCGCGAGATCTTCTGAGCGGTCGATGTTGCGGAATAGTGCCGCCCCGCGGCGAGCGCGTTTACGAGGCCCTTCGGCTGAAGCGCTCTATAGGGCGTGAAGTAGTCCCGCCCACGCGCAACTGAGTCGGCAAACCAGCGACGGTTGGTAATGTCTTCCTTCGTCACGACGTACTCGCCTTGCAGCAGTCGCGTCTGACGGACGCCAAGCTGCGGTGCGAAATCCACGACGAAACACTTTTGGAAGCCGGGAAGGTTCTGTTTCACGTAGTCGACGAGTTGGTCAGCGCGTCGTCGGGTTTCGTACTCGGCCCGCGTCATGTCGGCGACATCAAGGCCATCAATTCCAGTCAGGTGCGGGCAGTTGCACCACACGATTCCAGGCAGCGGAGTCTTAAGCCACCAGAACTCCCAGGAGCCGCCGATAATCTTGCGCGCCTGTCCATCGATGCGTGCGAACGCCTCCGGCTCCTCGTGCTGGAAGCGGTCGGCCTCCTCGGTATCCACGCCGCCCAGTCGGAAAACATTGGTCACTAAGTATTGCTCGTGCGCAAACGGAGCGCCGGCGGAGGCGAGAACATCAAGGTCCCCGCTGGCATCGATTACAACATCTGCCATGATTGCCTGACGGCCCGATTTCGTCTCGCAGACTACGCCGCGGATGCGGTCGTCTTCGACGATAGCGCGGGAAAACCAGCTGTGCAGTCTCGTCTCGACGCCCGCTTCGCGCACCATCTCAGTCGAGACACGCTTCCAGCTATCCGGATCGAAGGTCGCCGCATAGCAGACGGGGGGAGGCTTTGTACGCGCATAAAGATCGAACAGGCCCCAGCGCGCCCACTTTCGATAATGCTCCGGCCTAGCCGTCCGTTCATGGGGGGGAGGGACCACAACTAGATTCTCGCGTTGCATCCTGTCAATGTACTCAGCGCAAAGGCCCATCACCGTAATTTCCGAGCCCGAGCACATGTCATCGAGCACCAAAACCATACCGCCGGAGGCAAGGCCGCCAAGGTAGGAATAGCGTTCGAGAAGAACGACGGATGCGCCCTGCCGTGCTGCCGCAACGGCTGCGCAAACACCCGCCGGTCCGCCTCCAACCACTACGACATCGGCGCGCGACGCGATCGTGGCTGAACGATCGGCGGCAAGGTGAAGATCGACGCTGTCTGACATCGGGGATTGCTCCAGGGGTGTTGCGCTGATTAGGTAAGCCGGCTGTCGTTGCTGTTCGGAATGACCTTAATGATGTGCTCAGCCGAGAGAACGCTTTCGTTGCGCTGATTGATGCCTTTGACTTCACAGTAGAGGCGGGCGCGCTCGGCGTCTTTTCGGCGAAGAGTGTAATCGATCCTAATCGTGTCTCCGAATCGGACCGGTCCGAGAAAACGCACCCGATCGTATCCTGCAGAAACACCCGGAACGTTCGCACGTGCCGCGAATTGGCTCGATGCGGTGGAGGCGAGTCCGAGGATCAGGACGCCATGGGCTATCCGGCCCTCGAACCGCGTTCTCTTCATGTATTCTTCGTTGACGTGTACGGGAGCGAAATCCCCGGTAATGCCGGCAAACATATAGACGTCCGCTTCGGTGACTGTTTTCTCGAACTGAACGGTTTCACCTAACTGGATGCTATCGATTATTTGCTCGCAGCTTCTCACGCTTCTGTTCCTATTTTCGTCGATTTTTCTTTTCGTTACAGGTTGACGAACTTGCCGTCTTTGACCGTCACGAAGAACATGGTGCCCGGGCCCCAGCCGTCGTGATTGGTCTCGCTGTACTCCACTGGGGCTGCCGCATAGAGTTTGACGGGCCCCATTTTCTCCACAGCGTCACGAATCTC
This genomic interval from Bradyrhizobium sp. CB82 contains the following:
- a CDS encoding FAD-dependent oxidoreductase, which encodes MSDSVDLHLAADRSATIASRADVVVVGGGPAGVCAAVAAARQGASVVLLERYSYLGGLASGGMVLVLDDMCSGSEITVMGLCAEYIDRMQRENLVVVPPPHERTARPEHYRKWARWGLFDLYARTKPPPVCYAATFDPDSWKRVSTEMVREAGVETRLHSWFSRAIVEDDRIRGVVCETKSGRQAIMADVVIDASGDLDVLASAGAPFAHEQYLVTNVFRLGGVDTEEADRFQHEEPEAFARIDGQARKIIGGSWEFWWLKTPLPGIVWCNCPHLTGIDGLDVADMTRAEYETRRRADQLVDYVKQNLPGFQKCFVVDFAPQLGVRQTRLLQGEYVVTKEDITNRRWFADSVARGRDYFTPYRALQPKGLVNALAAGRHYSATSTAQKISREIPPCMAMGEAAGVAAAMALESEANVKNVDIERLRRRLRELGAIPGDKPAASTAASELNNKFDLQT
- a CDS encoding MaoC family dehydratase — translated: MRSCEQIIDSIQLGETVQFEKTVTEADVYMFAGITGDFAPVHVNEEYMKRTRFEGRIAHGVLILGLASTASSQFAARANVPGVSAGYDRVRFLGPVRFGDTIRIDYTLRRKDAERARLYCEVKGINQRNESVLSAEHIIKVIPNSNDSRLT